In Deltaproteobacteria bacterium, one genomic interval encodes:
- a CDS encoding zinc-binding dehydrogenase has translation GETSFDISRDIMHKQLTIHGSWTMSTIGLGEVARYVAERKLPLKKLITHHFRLEQAAEAYKIFESGQTGKVVITWV, from the coding sequence GGGTGAGACCTCTTTTGACATCAGCCGGGACATCATGCATAAGCAGCTAACCATACACGGTTCCTGGACTATGAGCACGATCGGCTTAGGAGAGGTCGCGAGATATGTGGCCGAACGCAAGCTCCCGTTAAAGAAACTGATCACCCATCATTTCCGTCTGGAGCAAGCGGCCGAGGCTTACAAGATCTTTGAGTCAGGGCAGACGGGGAAAGTGGTAATCACTTGGGTCTAA